One Paenibacillus crassostreae DNA segment encodes these proteins:
- a CDS encoding DEAD/DEAH box helicase, protein MSNQEFTDYTLSEEIVRALDSLGYHQPTEVQREVIPMALDRQDLVVKSQTGSGKTASFGIPICDMVDWKENKPQALILTPTRELAVQVTEDITNIGRFKRIKATPLYGKSPYAKQTAELKQKSHVVVGTPGRVLDHIERGTFVLDRLEYLVIDEADEMLNMGFIQQVESIIEKLPKERMTMLFSATLPKDVEKLCYKYMSNPVVVEIKATGITTETIEHSLYEVRESEKFSLLKDITVVENPDSCIIFCRTQEHVNQVSEQLTNANYTSAKIHGGMLQEDRFEVMNDFRRGQFRYLVATDVAARGIDIDNITHVINYDLPMEKESYVHRTGRTGRAGKKGKAISFVTPYEEKFLTEIEDYIGFAINKVNPPSKGDVTYKMASFQGKMGIEPTPKQAKNEQLNKEITKLYFNGGKKKKIRAVDFVGTIAKIEGVTADDIGIITIQDNVSYVEILNGKGPLVLQVMKDTTIKGKLLKVHIANKK, encoded by the coding sequence ATGAGCAATCAGGAATTTACAGACTATACATTGAGTGAAGAAATAGTACGAGCACTAGATAGCTTAGGATATCATCAACCAACAGAAGTACAACGCGAAGTGATTCCGATGGCTTTAGACAGACAGGATCTTGTCGTGAAATCGCAAACGGGTAGCGGGAAGACGGCATCTTTTGGTATTCCGATTTGTGATATGGTGGATTGGAAAGAGAATAAGCCGCAGGCGTTGATCTTAACCCCTACGCGTGAGTTAGCAGTGCAAGTAACAGAGGATATTACGAATATTGGACGCTTCAAACGAATTAAAGCAACGCCACTTTATGGTAAATCGCCTTATGCGAAACAAACGGCCGAGTTGAAACAGAAAAGTCATGTGGTGGTTGGGACACCTGGTCGTGTGTTAGATCATATTGAAAGAGGAACGTTTGTACTTGATCGTTTAGAATATCTTGTCATCGATGAGGCAGATGAAATGTTGAATATGGGATTCATTCAGCAGGTAGAGTCCATTATTGAGAAGCTACCGAAAGAACGAATGACCATGTTGTTCTCAGCAACGTTACCGAAGGATGTAGAGAAACTTTGTTATAAATATATGAGCAATCCAGTTGTTGTAGAGATTAAAGCTACAGGGATTACGACGGAAACCATCGAGCATTCTTTATATGAAGTGCGAGAATCAGAGAAATTCAGCTTGCTCAAGGATATAACGGTTGTTGAGAATCCAGATAGTTGTATTATATTCTGCCGGACACAAGAGCATGTGAATCAAGTGAGTGAACAATTAACCAATGCTAACTATACTTCTGCCAAAATCCATGGAGGTATGCTCCAAGAGGATCGATTTGAAGTCATGAATGATTTCAGAAGAGGTCAATTCCGCTATCTGGTAGCTACGGATGTTGCTGCGAGAGGGATCGATATTGATAATATCACGCATGTCATTAACTATGATCTACCGATGGAGAAGGAAAGTTATGTACATCGTACAGGAAGAACGGGCCGTGCCGGTAAGAAGGGTAAAGCAATCTCATTCGTCACCCCTTATGAAGAGAAGTTCCTGACTGAAATAGAGGATTATATTGGGTTTGCTATCAATAAGGTGAATCCTCCTTCCAAAGGTGATGTAACGTATAAAATGGCATCTTTTCAGGGGAAAATGGGAATCGAGCCAACTCCGAAACAAGCGAAAAATGAACAATTAAATAAAGAAATTACGAAGCTATATTTCAATGGCGGTAAGAAAAAGAAGATCAGAGCGGTAGACTTCGTTGGTACCATTGCCAAAATTGAAGGCGTGACAGCCGATGATATAGGTATCATTACGATTCAAGATAATGTATCTTATGTTGAAATATTGAATGGTAAGGGCCCGTTAGTTCTTCAAGTGATGAAGGATACGACGATTAAAGGTAAACTGTTGAAGGTTCATATTGCGAATAAGAAGTAG
- a CDS encoding winged helix-turn-helix transcriptional regulator produces MEKQAMACKVDEALEIIVGKWKPIILLLLFEHKVMRFNELKRAIPGITQKMLTTQLRELEEEDIVHREIYPQVPPKVEYSITEYGKSIESVLEVMHDWSVLHLEHKKKLQNE; encoded by the coding sequence TTGGAAAAACAAGCAATGGCATGCAAAGTTGATGAAGCGTTAGAAATTATTGTGGGAAAATGGAAACCGATTATATTACTTCTGTTATTCGAACATAAAGTAATGCGTTTTAATGAACTAAAACGTGCAATTCCTGGCATCACACAGAAAATGCTAACAACGCAATTGCGTGAGTTAGAAGAAGAAGATATCGTACATCGAGAAATTTACCCACAGGTTCCACCAAAAGTAGAATATTCCATTACGGAGTACGGAAAATCTATTGAATCTGTTTTAGAAGTGATGCATGATTGGAGTGTTTTGCATTTAGAACATAAAAAGAAACTACAAAATGAATAA
- a CDS encoding ring-cleaving dioxygenase — MINKMMGIHHITAIVGHPQENVDFYAGVLGLRLVKKTINFDDPGTYHLYFGDQGGKPGTIITFFPWAGARQGRIGDGQVGVTSYVVPVGAMKFWEDRLKEYQVSTTRLERFGEQYLIFDDPHGLHLEIVEREEGAKNEWTFGKVTADVAIKGFGGATLLSTQPDKTAELLEKVMGLELVGQEGDLIRFRSTSDIGNVIDLKLTSSGRGQMGVGMVHHIAWRAKDDEDQLAWREHIASQGYGVTPVKDRNYFNAIYFKEQGDILFEIATDPPGFVHDESLETMGEQLMLPSQYEEYRARLEQELIPIEVRVID; from the coding sequence ATGATAAATAAAATGATGGGTATTCATCACATCACTGCGATTGTGGGGCATCCACAGGAAAATGTTGATTTTTATGCAGGTGTTTTAGGATTACGTTTAGTGAAAAAGACAATTAATTTCGATGATCCAGGAACCTATCACCTTTATTTCGGTGATCAGGGAGGGAAACCTGGAACAATCATAACCTTTTTCCCCTGGGCGGGTGCGCGACAAGGTAGAATAGGTGATGGGCAGGTCGGTGTAACCTCTTATGTTGTTCCTGTGGGGGCCATGAAATTTTGGGAAGATCGACTGAAGGAATATCAGGTTTCTACCACTAGGTTGGAACGTTTCGGTGAGCAATATTTAATATTCGATGATCCTCATGGTCTTCATTTAGAAATCGTGGAACGAGAAGAAGGAGCCAAGAATGAGTGGACTTTTGGAAAAGTGACAGCTGATGTTGCTATCAAAGGATTTGGTGGGGCAACGTTATTATCTACTCAACCAGACAAAACAGCTGAATTACTAGAAAAGGTTATGGGACTTGAACTCGTTGGACAAGAAGGAGATCTAATTCGCTTTCGCTCAACAAGTGATATTGGAAATGTAATTGATCTGAAATTAACGTCCAGTGGACGGGGTCAAATGGGTGTCGGTATGGTCCATCATATAGCATGGCGTGCCAAGGATGATGAGGATCAATTGGCTTGGAGAGAACATATCGCTAGTCAGGGATATGGGGTAACACCTGTGAAGGATAGAAATTATTTCAACGCCATATATTTCAAGGAGCAAGGAGATATATTATTCGAAATTGCTACGGACCCACCAGGTTTTGTACATGATGAGTCGCTAGAAACAATGGGTGAACAATTGATGCTACCCTCACAATATGAAGAATATCGCGCAAGACTTGAACAAGAGTTGATTCCGATTGAAGTTCGGGTAATAGATTAA
- a CDS encoding LLM class flavin-dependent oxidoreductase yields MEQYRIKKEDGIEFGLYTLGDHLPNPHTGERISAQQRIQEIIELAKLAEQAGIHFFSVGESHQEYFTTQAHSVILAAIAQATERIKLSSASTIISTLDPVRVYEDFATLDLISNGRAEIIAGRASRVGLFDLLGYDLKDYEELYEEKFDLLLKINEKEIINWSGKFRASLKNAKIIPRPLNGSLPIWRAVGGHAASAIKAGIAGVPMQIAMLGGPAINFKYSVDAYRQTAQEHGHDPSTLPVAVAGFFYVAETTQQAQKEVYPHINLGMELINGHGYSKRGFAQGADNRDVLNVGSPQQIIEKILYQYELFGHQRYIAQMDFGGIPFDKLMKNIEFIGNDILPALKKYTAK; encoded by the coding sequence ATGGAACAATATCGAATTAAAAAAGAAGACGGAATCGAATTTGGATTATATACACTAGGAGATCATCTTCCCAATCCTCATACTGGGGAAAGAATTTCTGCGCAACAACGTATTCAGGAGATTATTGAATTAGCAAAATTAGCAGAGCAAGCAGGAATTCATTTCTTTAGTGTTGGTGAAAGTCATCAAGAATATTTTACAACTCAAGCACATTCTGTTATTTTAGCAGCAATTGCTCAAGCAACAGAGAGAATTAAGCTTTCAAGTGCTTCGACAATCATCAGTACTTTAGATCCTGTTCGAGTGTATGAGGATTTTGCAACACTCGACTTGATTTCAAATGGCCGTGCAGAAATTATTGCTGGTCGTGCATCACGTGTAGGTTTATTTGATTTGCTTGGATATGATTTAAAAGATTATGAAGAATTATATGAAGAAAAATTTGATTTGTTATTAAAAATAAATGAAAAAGAAATTATTAACTGGAGTGGAAAATTCCGTGCTTCATTAAAGAATGCAAAAATAATACCAAGACCGCTAAATGGATCACTACCAATATGGAGAGCAGTTGGTGGTCATGCTGCGAGTGCTATTAAAGCAGGTATTGCTGGTGTACCAATGCAAATTGCGATGTTAGGTGGTCCAGCAATTAACTTTAAATACTCAGTTGACGCTTATAGACAAACAGCCCAAGAACACGGACATGATCCATCAACGTTACCTGTTGCCGTAGCTGGATTCTTCTATGTAGCTGAGACAACACAACAAGCTCAAAAAGAAGTATACCCACATATCAATTTAGGAATGGAGTTAATCAATGGTCACGGCTATTCAAAACGTGGATTTGCTCAAGGCGCAGATAATCGTGATGTCTTGAATGTAGGTAGTCCGCAACAAATTATTGAAAAGATACTCTATCAGTATGAACTATTTGGGCACCAACGTTATATCGCTCAAATGGATTTTGGTGGAATACCATTTGATAAATTAATGAAAAATATAGAGTTTATCGGAAATGATATTTTACCTGCGCTAAAAAAATATACAGCAAAATAA
- a CDS encoding sodium-dependent transporter — MHINNINQSSSKDDRFSSSGFIFAAIGSAVGLGNMWKFPYITGQYGGAAFFILFIACLVIVGLPVLLAELAIGRGGRGSASSSYYKLSGSKVWSGLGMISVIAPFIIMSFYAIVAGWTLHYAMLSFSGKLFSNSDFTGQFNGFMSGYYPIVWQIVVLLLVAFVVMKGVSGGIEKFNKVLIPGMLALLVIIMVRALTLPGAGSGVSFFLSPDFSKLNEESALVALGHAFFSLSLGMGTMITYGSYVKKSQSLGAGTLAIAGGDLLYALIAGLIIFPTTFAFGIDPGQGPGLVFIALPAAFSAMPFGAFFGGLFFLLLAIAALTSTVSLLEVPVAFTMDRFGWSRKSSVWIIILGCFILGVPAALSLGVLPELTIGGKVVFDWMDFFASNILLPLGGLIVTVFAGYFYKGVADEAGLTAGWFRIWLFLLRFVAPILVVFVFLHTSGLIKF, encoded by the coding sequence TTGCATATAAACAATATAAATCAATCATCAAGTAAGGATGATCGATTCTCTTCATCTGGATTTATATTTGCTGCTATTGGTAGTGCAGTGGGTCTGGGTAATATGTGGAAATTCCCATATATTACAGGACAATACGGTGGAGCTGCCTTTTTCATATTATTCATTGCTTGTTTGGTTATCGTTGGGTTACCTGTGCTCCTAGCAGAGCTAGCTATCGGTCGAGGTGGACGTGGTAGTGCTTCATCATCATATTATAAACTTAGTGGTAGTAAGGTGTGGAGTGGATTAGGCATGATATCGGTTATTGCACCGTTTATTATCATGTCATTCTACGCTATAGTCGCAGGTTGGACGTTACATTATGCCATGTTATCATTTAGTGGGAAATTGTTCTCGAATTCAGATTTTACCGGACAGTTCAATGGATTTATGTCTGGTTATTATCCAATTGTCTGGCAGATCGTCGTGTTATTGTTGGTTGCTTTTGTTGTTATGAAGGGAGTTTCAGGTGGGATTGAGAAATTTAATAAAGTATTAATCCCAGGGATGCTAGCCCTCTTAGTCATCATCATGGTACGAGCTTTAACACTCCCAGGTGCAGGTTCGGGGGTATCCTTTTTTCTTAGTCCTGACTTCTCGAAATTGAATGAGGAATCGGCACTAGTTGCCTTGGGTCATGCGTTCTTCTCGTTATCCCTTGGTATGGGAACGATGATTACCTACGGCTCTTACGTAAAGAAGAGTCAATCTCTTGGAGCGGGTACCCTTGCTATTGCAGGCGGTGATTTACTTTATGCACTTATAGCTGGGCTGATTATTTTCCCTACGACCTTTGCCTTTGGCATAGATCCAGGTCAGGGGCCTGGGCTTGTGTTTATTGCATTACCAGCTGCATTCTCGGCTATGCCGTTTGGGGCTTTCTTTGGAGGTCTGTTCTTTCTCCTATTAGCGATCGCAGCTTTAACGTCTACAGTATCCTTGTTAGAAGTTCCCGTTGCATTTACGATGGATCGCTTTGGATGGAGTAGAAAGTCATCTGTATGGATTATTATACTAGGTTGTTTCATTCTGGGTGTTCCCGCAGCCTTGTCATTAGGAGTATTACCCGAACTAACGATTGGTGGTAAGGTAGTGTTTGATTGGATGGATTTCTTCGCGTCAAATATATTATTACCGCTGGGTGGATTAATAGTTACTGTATTTGCAGGATATTTCTATAAGGGTGTTGCAGATGAAGCTGGACTCACGGCAGGGTGGTTTCGTATATGGTTATTCTTGTTACGATTCGTAGCTCCAATATTAGTTGTATTTGTGTTCCTGCATACATCTGGACTGATTAAATTTTAA
- a CDS encoding NADPH-dependent FMN reductase, with product MKIVGISGSIVGSKTRTAMNYVEKELLDKYSEVDWTLLDLADFDIQFSDGRNYLEYEGDTRLITKAIMEADAIVIGTPIFQASIPATLKNLFDLLPVNALRDKIVSMVITAGSSKHFLIAEQQLKPILSYMKAQIVQTYVFIEEMDFHRKEIVNDDISFRIARLVEDTVVLTESYAKIRTDKENEYDF from the coding sequence ATGAAAATAGTTGGAATCTCAGGATCAATAGTTGGTTCTAAAACGAGAACGGCCATGAATTATGTTGAAAAAGAACTGCTGGATAAATACTCGGAAGTAGACTGGACACTTTTAGATTTAGCTGACTTTGATATTCAATTTAGTGATGGTCGAAATTATCTAGAGTATGAGGGTGATACTAGACTTATTACAAAAGCTATAATGGAAGCAGATGCGATTGTGATTGGTACACCTATATTCCAAGCATCTATTCCGGCAACGCTTAAAAATTTATTTGATTTACTGCCTGTGAATGCCTTACGAGATAAAATTGTCAGCATGGTTATTACAGCTGGTTCATCGAAACATTTCTTAATAGCTGAACAACAATTGAAGCCAATTCTATCATATATGAAGGCGCAAATCGTTCAAACTTATGTCTTTATAGAAGAAATGGATTTCCATCGTAAAGAAATAGTTAATGATGATATCTCCTTCCGTATTGCACGATTAGTTGAAGATACGGTTGTATTAACAGAAAGCTATGCAAAAATTCGTACAGACAAAGAGAATGAATACGATTTTTAA
- a CDS encoding class I SAM-dependent methyltransferase, which produces MAVTLYGIGSGILAVAVLIAVISIVLTSWKNGISPMPSSAYVRRAVIAKINEVTEPGLLVEAGSGWGTLAFDVSKNTKGWQIVGIENSSIPLWVSRLLVRFSQQKNVTFVRGDLYNYPYTNANVVLCYLYPGAMKSLSNILYEQLTPESMVISICFALPDWQPDEIITCRDMYRTKIYVYRNSV; this is translated from the coding sequence ATGGCAGTCACTCTCTATGGAATAGGATCGGGTATACTGGCAGTGGCTGTTCTGATAGCGGTCATATCGATTGTATTGACTAGCTGGAAGAATGGGATTTCACCTATGCCTTCATCCGCCTATGTTAGACGAGCTGTTATAGCTAAGATCAATGAAGTAACAGAACCGGGACTACTTGTAGAAGCAGGTTCAGGTTGGGGAACGCTTGCATTTGATGTATCCAAGAATACGAAGGGTTGGCAGATTGTTGGGATTGAGAATTCATCTATTCCTTTATGGGTATCTAGACTCTTAGTAAGATTTAGCCAACAGAAGAATGTTACTTTTGTTCGTGGCGATCTGTACAATTATCCGTACACGAATGCTAATGTAGTACTTTGTTATTTATACCCTGGGGCGATGAAGAGCTTGAGTAATATTCTCTATGAACAGCTAACTCCAGAGTCGATGGTTATCAGTATATGTTTTGCATTACCTGACTGGCAACCTGACGAGATTATTACATGTAGAGATATGTATCGAACCAAGATTTATGTATACCGAAATAGTGTATGA
- a CDS encoding serine hydrolase domain-containing protein, with the protein MQLQPGLPEEVGMSTARVSLVNELAESMVVDHITSAEVIVAARRGVIVTHQAYGHLTPNPVSPVLDELALFPLCSITKVFTATCIMMLVEQGVIGLNRPVMDYIPEFKGKGKEDIRIYHLLTHTSGIRDEDLSTYIDQNHSSISIPPRDENQDEYIHTRLNLGYEVPLWRKPGEVMSYWGYGYELLGEIIRRVSGISYPQFVQKYIFEPLGMKDSFFNVPHAERYRIVKRSPNDPCAEWIETESSINSVSAAGGIYSTAMDLCIFAQMFLNKGIYNGQRVLSPISVIEMTKNHIPGVASEYRDETFPEAYWGYGWGINGTKKDGGDLFSPQAYSHWGAAGVFVAVDPVYDIAIIHFTVERDLQKPFKNMYTDYINNAVLAAIEEL; encoded by the coding sequence ATGCAACTACAACCTGGATTACCCGAGGAAGTTGGAATGTCTACAGCTAGAGTATCTTTGGTTAACGAATTAGCTGAGAGTATGGTAGTGGATCATATCACATCTGCAGAGGTTATTGTAGCGGCAAGAAGAGGCGTAATCGTTACTCATCAAGCCTATGGGCATTTAACACCAAATCCAGTATCGCCTGTTCTCGATGAACTGGCTTTATTTCCTCTGTGTTCCATTACAAAAGTGTTTACCGCAACTTGCATCATGATGCTCGTCGAGCAAGGTGTAATCGGGCTGAATAGACCCGTTATGGATTATATTCCAGAATTCAAAGGTAAGGGTAAAGAAGATATCCGCATCTATCACCTACTTACTCATACATCAGGGATTCGTGATGAAGATCTCTCAACCTATATTGACCAGAATCATTCTTCTATATCCATTCCTCCACGAGATGAGAATCAGGACGAGTATATTCATACCCGGCTCAACCTTGGTTACGAAGTTCCCCTCTGGAGGAAACCAGGAGAAGTCATGTCCTATTGGGGATATGGCTATGAACTACTCGGTGAGATCATCCGTCGGGTTAGTGGCATCTCCTACCCGCAATTTGTGCAGAAGTACATTTTCGAGCCATTGGGTATGAAAGATTCCTTCTTCAACGTACCTCATGCAGAAAGGTATCGCATCGTCAAACGTTCCCCTAACGATCCGTGCGCTGAATGGATCGAGACAGAATCAAGTATCAATTCTGTCTCAGCTGCAGGTGGCATCTATTCAACAGCCATGGACTTATGTATATTTGCACAAATGTTCTTGAATAAAGGAATCTATAACGGGCAACGAGTGTTAAGTCCAATATCTGTCATAGAAATGACTAAGAACCATATCCCGGGGGTAGCTTCAGAATATCGGGATGAGACTTTTCCAGAAGCCTATTGGGGATACGGTTGGGGCATTAATGGTACCAAGAAAGACGGTGGGGATTTATTCTCTCCACAAGCCTATTCCCATTGGGGTGCGGCGGGCGTATTCGTTGCTGTAGACCCTGTATATGACATTGCCATCATTCACTTTACCGTGGAGAGAGACCTCCAAAAACCTTTTAAAAATATGTACACCGATTATATCAATAATGCCGTCCTGGCAGCTATTGAGGAATTGTAA
- a CDS encoding flavin reductase family protein, protein MLAIDPSIISERDNYKLLIGSIIPRPIAFVTTLAKDGTLNGAPFSYFNIVSSNPPLISLSIQRTGGQRKDTTRNIMDLQQFVIHIVDEDNVEKINQTAASLPPDESEITLAGLTPVTSEKVEVPGIQEAKVRFECVLEHILELGGTNSPGCDLIVGRVVQYHIADEITENGRIDPHGLKAVSRLAGNSYAKIGEIFDIERPK, encoded by the coding sequence TTGCTAGCGATTGATCCATCTATAATTTCAGAAAGAGATAATTATAAATTGTTGATAGGCAGCATTATTCCACGACCTATCGCATTTGTTACAACCTTGGCTAAAGATGGAACGTTAAATGGAGCACCTTTTAGCTATTTCAATATTGTATCCTCTAATCCGCCACTGATCTCACTATCAATCCAGCGCACTGGCGGGCAGCGAAAAGATACGACACGCAATATTATGGATTTGCAACAATTCGTAATCCATATCGTTGACGAAGATAATGTCGAGAAGATCAATCAGACAGCCGCTAGCCTGCCACCAGATGAAAGTGAAATTACATTGGCGGGGCTTACACCGGTAACTAGTGAAAAGGTTGAAGTACCTGGTATTCAAGAAGCGAAGGTACGATTCGAGTGTGTTCTGGAGCATATCTTAGAATTGGGAGGGACGAACTCCCCCGGTTGTGATCTAATCGTTGGTAGAGTTGTTCAATATCATATCGCAGATGAGATAACGGAGAATGGACGAATTGATCCTCATGGATTAAAGGCAGTAAGTCGCTTGGCAGGAAATAGCTACGCCAAAATTGGTGAAATCTTTGATATTGAACGCCCGAAGTAA